The DNA sequence AGCCATGTGAGAATGCTAGATCACGAACCCCCGATCTTGTGAGTCAGATCACGACAATTTTAGTATTTTGGCATAATAATTCCTAAACCCCCAGGTGGTACCACCGTGAAGCTTCTGTGAATCCCCCCGTTTCATATCACTACCGGGTGTAATATTTACCCCCGTCCGCCCATGCATCACCCTCAAACCGCGAATATTGCAAACCCTGTCTTGGCCAGAATGCCCCTCAACCAGGGCCTGGTGTCTGAATCTTTCACCGCTCCTCTGCAGGGTTTAACCGGTAGAATAACCGGTTATGACTTTTGATCAGGATTCTCCGACTGACACGAGTGGCAAGACCGACACCGCCTACCCGGCCTTTCCCACAGGCCCTGTCGTATCCGTTGAGTGGCTGGCATCCCATCTCAACGATGACAACGTGGTGGTGCTGTGTGCGTCCATGGGGGACCCCGAGCCGTCTCGGGCATCAGGGATCCCGGGTGCCTTCCTCGCTGATCTGGATGCGGACTTCTCCGACCAGTCCGCATCGCTGCCGCATACCGTTCCGGCAAACCTCAAGACCCTGCTTCAGGGTTATGGCATCAGCGATGACACCACCGTGGTGGTCTATGACCGCCACGGCCTGATGGTGGCGCCCCGGGTCTGGTGGCTGCTGCGCATGGCGGGCGTGGGCTCCATCGGCATCCTGGATGGCGGACTGCCCGCCTGGACCGCCGCCGGACATGAGACCGCCACCCTGTCTGAGCCTTCAGGTGGGGGAGTTATCACCACCGAAACCGATCTGGACATGCTCGTGGGTATGGAAGGCGTGGAAAAAGCCCTGGCCAGGTCCAACAAGGTGGTGGTGGATGCCCGCAGTTCCGGGCGTTTCGCCGGTGTATCACCCGAACCACGGGCGGGCCTGGAACGTGGCCACATCCCCGGTAGCGTGAACCTGCCCTTCACGGAGATCGTTGATGATCAGGGTTTCCTCCGCCCCGTTCCGGAGCTGAAGAAGGCCGTGGAGGATGTCGCCGGTGACGCCACCACCCTGGTGTTCAGCTGCGGATCCGGTGTCACGGCCTGCGTGGATGCCTATGCTGCCATCATCGCAGGCTACCGCGACGTGGTGATCTACGACGGTTCCTGGACCGAGTGGGGCAATCCCGCCAATCAGAAACCGATCGGCTGATTCCAGCTGGCCCCGGTAACCCCGGCACGCCCACAGGTAAACTTCTCCACCATGACCGACGATCCTGTCCCCGGACCACCGTCCCTGCCTCTGATCTCGCAGGCGCGTTCCCGCATCGAGTCGATCCTGCTGGTGGTGGACACCCCGGTGGCGGTCTCCACGTTGGCAGGGGTGCTGGAGATAGACCACTCGGAGGTGGGGGAGATCCTCCGGGATATCTCCCGGGAGCTCACCGAGCGGGGTAGCGGCATGGACCTGCGCGACGCGGATGGCGGATGGCGGTTATACACGCGCCGGGCCAACGCCGATGTGGTGGAGGCGCTGCTGCTGGACGGCACCCAGACCAGACTGTCGCGGGCCGCCATGGAGACGCTGGCGGTTGTGGCCTACCGCCAGCCGGTCACCCGCTCACAGATCTCCGCGGTCCGCGGGGTGAATGTGGACGGTGTCATGCGCACCCTCCAGATGCGTGGTCTGGTCCGCGAGGTCGGGGTGGAGGAATCCACGGGTGCGCATCTCTACGCCACCACGGAACTGCTGTTGGAATTGTTGGGAATTGACTCCCTGGAACGGTTGCCGGATCTGGCGCCATTACTGCCGGATGTGGATTCCATCGATGAGACCTACTGAGCCGGTAGATTCCCCGTGACCAGGATAAGTAGTATTTTGGCCCCCGGCCCGCTAGAATGCTTGGGATTCAACTTCATACGCTTTATCTAGATTAAGGACACGTAACGTGACCCCACCCGCTCGCCGAGATGGCACACCGGACAAGAAGCAGCAGAGCACACGCTCTACTGGTGGCTTCAGGTCCAAGTCCCGTGGCTACAAGCCAGGTTCCAACAAGCCGAACACCCGCCAGAACCAGCAGTCGCAGAAAAAGGATGAGATTCTCCTCTCCAACGCGAAACCTGCCAGAAAACAACACGTACAAAGCTCCAGCGATGATTGGTCGCAGGGTTTCCTTGAGCGCAATACCGGCAACGGTGTGCGCCTGCAGAAGGTGCTCGCACAGGCCGGTGTGGCCTCACGTCGCCATGCTGAGATCCTCATTGATAACGGCCGCGTCGAGGTCAATGACAAGATCGTGACCACCCAGGGCACCCGCGTTGATCCGAACAAGGACGTCATCCGCGTTGACGGTGTACGCATCAATGTCAACGATGATCTGGAGTACTTTGTGCTCAACAAGCCACGTGGCATGCACTCCACCATGAGCGATGACCTTGGTCGTTCCTGCGTGGGCGACCTGGTCAGCGAGAAGATCGCCTCCGGTCAGCGTCTGTTCCACGTCGGTCGTCTGGATGCGGACACCGAGGGCCTGCTCCTGCTCACCAACGACGGTGAGCTGGCCAACCGCCTCATGCACCCGAAGTTCGAGGTCCGCAAGACCTACCTGGCCACCGTCCGCGGAGAGGTCAACAACAAGATTCTGGCCACCCTGCGCGAGGGCATCGAGCTGGAGGATGGACCTGCCAAGGTTGATTTCATCCAGACCATCGATATCTTCCAGGGCAAGTCCCTGCTGCGCCTGGAGATCCATGAGGGCCGCAAGCACATTGTCCGCCGTATGCTCGATGAGGTCGGTTTCCCGGTTGAGCGTCTGGTGCGCACCAAGCTGCACACGGTTCAGCTCGGCGAACAGAAGCCCGGTTCCCTCCGCGCGCTGAACTCCTCCGAGCTGGCCAGCCTGTACAAGGTGGCCGAACTGTGACAGCTCTTTCCAACATGCCTGATGGCGGCCTGATCATCGCCATCGACGGCCCCTCCGGTACCGGCAAGTCCACCACCTCCCGTGAGTTGGCCCGCCGCCTGGATGCAAAATACTTGGACACCGGTGCGATGTACCGCGTGGCCACGCTGCATGTGCTCAACAAGGGTATTGATCCCGCCGACACCGATGCCGTGATCACCGCGACCGCCACGCTGCCACTGAGCATCTCTGATGATCCCTCATCCACCGAGGTGCTTCTGGCTGGCAGGGACGTGCAAGAAGAGATCCGCGGCGAAGAGGTCACCTCCCAGGTGTCTGCTGTTTCCGCGATCCCTGAGGTCCGCGATAACCTGGTCAACCTGCAGCGCGCCCTGGCCTTCCGGGCCCACCGCTGTGTGGTGGAAGGCCGTGACATCGGCACGGTTGTGCTTGTCGACGCTCCGGTCAAGGCCTATTTGACCGCGTCAGCGCAGGTGCGCGCGCAGCGCCGTTACGATCAGGACACGGCCGCCGGCCGTGCCGCCGACTTCGACGCGGTGCTCGCAGCCGTCGTCAAGCGTGATGAGCTGGACTCCAACCGGGCCGCATCACCGCTGAAACCCGCGGAAGACGCCCACATCGTGGACACCTCCGACATGACCATGGATGAGGTTTTAACCCATCTGATCCAGTTGACTGAAGCCTCCGCTGAAAGGAGCAACCAGTGACCGATAAGAAGAACATGCCGGGCGAAGAGGACGATACCGTCTTCGTCTACCACACCTCCAAGGGTGAAATGGACGTGGTCGGAGCGTTTGCCGACGAAGAGGAGCTCGCACCACACGGTGGCTGGGCCTCCGCGGACTTCGACCCTGCAGAATTCGGTTATGACACCGATGACCTCTCTGAGGTCGAGTATGACGACGACGTTGAGATCGACTTCGACGAGTCCGAATTCGGCGCCCCTGATTTCGGTGAGGACTACTCCGAGGAGGAGTGGGAGGAGCTGGAACGCGCCTTCGGCCTGGAGCGCAAGGATCACCTGGAGGAATCCCTGTGCACCGTCGCCATCGTCGGCCGCCCCAACGTGGGCAAGTCCACGCTGGTCAACCGCTTCATCGGCCGCCGTGAGGCCGTGGTGGAGGACTTCCCCGGAGTCACCCGCGACCGTGTCTCCTATATCTCCGACTGGGGTGGCCAGCGCTTCTGGGTGCAGGACACCGGCGGCTGGGACCCCAATGTCAAGGGCATTCACGCCTCCATCGCGCACCAGGCCGAACTGGCCATGCAGAGCGCCGATGTGATCGTGTTCGTGGTGGACACCAAGGTCGGCATCACTGAAACCGATTCCGTCATGGCCGATAAGCTCAAGCGCGCCAAGGTCCCAGTGATCCTGGTGGCCAACAAGTTCGACTCCGATTCCCAGTGGGCCGACATGGCTGAGTTCTACAGCCTGGGCCTGGGCGACCCCTTCCCGGTGTCTGCTCAGCACGGTCGTGGTGGCGCAGACGTCCTGGATAAGATCCTGGCCTCCTTCCCGGAGGAGCCACGGGCCAAGTCCATCGTTGAGGGACCACGCCGCGTGGCCCTGGTGGGCAAGCCGAACGTGGGCAAGTCCTCCCTGATCAACAAGTTCGCCGGCGAGGAACGCTCCGTGGTGGACAATGTTCCAGGCACCACCGTTGACCCGGTGGACTCCATGATCCAGCTGGATCAGAAGATGTGGAAGTTCATCGACACCGCTGGTCTGCGCAAGAAGGTCAAGAGCGCCACCGGACATGAATTCTATGCCTCCCTGCGAACACGTGGCGTCATTGAATCCGCTGAGGTCTGCGTGCTGCTCATCGATTCTTCCGAGCCGATCACCGAGCAGGACCAGCGTGTCCTGGCGATGATCACCGATGCCGGCAAGGCCCTGGTGGTGGCGTTCAACAAGTGGGATCTCATGCATGAGGATCGCCGCTACGACCTGGACCGCGAGCTGGATCTCCAGCTGGCGCATATCCCTTGGGCCAAGCGGATCAACATCTCCGCCAAGACCGGTCGTGCACTCCAGCGCCTGGAGCCTGCCATGATCGAGGCCCTGGAGAACTGGGACCGTCGTATCTCCACCGGCCAGCTCAACAACTGGCTGCGTGAATCAATTGCTGCGAACCCTCCACCGATGCGTGGTGGCCGCCTTCCACGCGTGCTGTTTGCCACTCAGGCATCCACGCGCCCGCCGGTGATCGTCCTGTTCACCACCGGCTTCCTTGAAGCTGGTTACCGTCGCTACCTGGAGCGTAAGTTCCGTGAGCGTTTCGGCTTCAACGGCACCCCGGTCCGCATCGCGGTCCGTGTCCGCGAACGCCGCGGCAAGGGTGGCAAGGCTGGAAAGCAGTAGATTTTCCTACTGCCGTGTTTTAAACCCCCTTCGGGGAGGTGTTCGTCTTTATTTCTGGAGGCAGGCACTTTCCTCAGGGGGTTTCCTGGCTTTCGGTGTCCGGGGTTATTAGGGTGATGCCCGTGAAGAGGACATATGGAAACAGGATCCCGCCTGTCTACCGGTGGGCGGTCAGCGCCCTGGTGGCCATCAGTCTGATGTTTGTGGTGATCGCTGCGGCAACCGGTGCCCTGGACCTGGTGAGAGCCACGGTGTTCACCGCTATCGGACTGATGTTTCTGGTGCTCTACCATGTGGCGGGAACACTGGTGACGGCAGATGCCGAGGCGGTACGGATCTGGCTGTTCCCCTTGTGGAGAAAGCGCGTCCCCGCGGATCAGATTGCCTCCATCCACGTTGAGACCATCACACCGATTGACCGGGAATGGGGTAATCGGGGCTCCCTGCGCAAGGATGGAGAGCTTTTCCTAGACGCCGGGCAGTCCCGGCGCTGTCTGGCCTTCTATCTGGTTGATGGCACCGTCATCCGGCTGGGGGTCTGCACACCGGAACATGGTGACTCAATGGCCCTGTCGCTTCATCAGCTCCTGGGGGTGTCCACGCGGCCTCCGCAGGGGGAATGATTCATTCCAGCAGTGTGTAGAGATCCGTTCGCATGGTTGCTGGATCCGCCTCGGGGGAGGGCTCGGTGATATAAGCCTCCCAGAACGGCAGTGCCAGCTGGTTGCCGGACGCTGTCACCGTCTGCATGAAGCTCTCCCAGGCCCTGCCCAACTCCTCATAAGAGCCCAGATGGGATATGCGGGCGATCCGACCCGCGGGGAGTGTGGAGGCTTTGATCGTCAGCCCACTGGCGGTGGCAACCGGGTTCGCCAGGGCTCGATCCACCGGGATGCCCACCTCAAAGGTCGCGGTATCTGTGGGTGCGCGGTGATGAAGGCTGAAAGGTGGCCCCGCTGGATTGACACCAGCCTGAGCCAGCGCGGGAAACAGTGCCTGGAAGGTGGAATCAAAAGCGGCTGACATCTCAGCTATGGGATGGTCCTGGAAGCTGACCACGGCGGTGGTGATGGCTGAGACCTCCAGGGCCTCAACTGCAGGGATGGGATCAGTGTTCAGATAGGAGCTTTCATGGTGGCGCATGTTGGTGGGGCATCCTCTCACTGGTGGTTTTGTTGCGTGGGGGAGTTCTGCAGTCAAGCAGGTTGTATACCTCACAGTAGTATCCCCATACCCCTATCGCTTGAGCAGGAAACCATCGCAGCGGTAGGGAAGAGATACCTGTTCACCGGGCTCATAGCCGAGGTGGTCAAAGAGGTACCAGGTGAGGTTGGCATCCACTTTGGCGCGGGTTGTCTCGCTGGACCGCAGCCAGTAGGAGCGTGTGTGGGCCAGTTCGATGATCTGCTCCGGGGTGAGCAGCTGTTCCCAGGTGGTGCGGACCTCCCGGGTGATCTGCCACGGCGCTTCAACCGGTGGCACAAAGCCTGGTTTGAGTACATCACCGGCGTGCATGATCCGGCTGAGGCGGTGCACCCAGGCGACGGTGGTGTCCAGGTTGTTCCACACCAATAACACCGCACCATTTGCTGCTACCACCCGATCGAACTCAGCAGAAGCCGCCGGGACATCCACCCAGTGCCAGGTCTGGGCGCAGGTGATCAGATCCACTGTGTGGTCAGTGACTGCTGTGTGCTCAGCGGTGGCCTGCCAGCAGGGGATGGTGGGGTAGGTGCGGTGCAATACGCGCAGCATATCCATGCTGGGATCTGCTGCCGCCACATCATGGCCGGCTGCGTGCAGCAACCCGGTGAGCTTGCCCGTACCGGCACCCACATCAAGCACGCGCGTATATCCCGTGGCCAGCGAGAGGATCTCTGCCGGGTAGCCGGGGCGGACATCTTCGTAGACATCGCTGCCTTCAGTGAAGGCGAGCCCGCCGGTGGCCCGGTGCTCAGCGCCGGAGAAGATCGGGGCATTGCGCTTGGACACCGGTGGGATCGGCGGATGCAGCGGGGAGGCTGGGGAGGGGGCTGGGGAAGAGGAGCTGTCAGTCATGTCGGGGAACCATTCTAATCCCCACCCACTGGTCGGATTAGCGATATATCGCCAGACCTTACCGGTGGGCTAGGATATGCGCTTGTGTCTGTACCAACTGAACCTGCCCCGAGCAGGAGTATCGTCGACTATTCCTCGCTGCCCGGACCCGGCGCGCAACCATCCCGGATGCCGGCCCTGGATGCGAAGATGTGGACCCTGAAGGTCGCATTATCGCAGCGGCCGTGGAGTTATATCGCCTCCATTGGCATGGCGGTGTCCTTTGTCTGCAATGGCCTGACCCCGGTGTTGGTGGGCAGGGCGGTAGATGATGCCATCGCCGCCCAGGATTTACGCCGTCTGGTGTTTTGGATCCTCATGCTGGCGCTGTTGTTTATCACGGCGATCGGTGTGAACTGGGTGGCGCGCTACATGATGGTGCGCAGTCAGCAGCTGGTCAGTCATGATCTGCGCACCATGGTCACCGACCGCATCCAGGATCCCCGTGGGTTCAAGGGCCGTGACCGCACCGCCGGAGGGCTGTTATCGGTGGCTTCCAGTGATACCCAGCGCGTGGGTGATGTGGTGATGATGACGGTATTCCCGGTCGCGGAGGTTGTCTCTGTCATTTACGGTGCAACGCTTGCATTCCTCATCAGTCCCTGGCTGGGTCTGGCCATCCTCATCGGTGGGCCGGTGTTGGTGATCATTGCCCTGCGTACCGCCAAGCCACTGCAGACCCGGTCCGTGGCACGCCAGAAGGCCATTGCGCAGGCCGCAGCCACAGCCACTGATGTGGTGCAGGGATTGCGGATCCTCAAAGGTCTGGGGGCGATTGTCACGGTGCGTCGCCGTTATGAGGAGGTCTCCTCCCACGCCTATGACAAGACTGTTATCGCCAATGCCGCTGAAGCCCGCCTCAATGGGGTCACGGAGGCCACTGGCGCGATCTTTGTCTCCAGCATCGGTATCGCCGCCGGTTTCCTCGCGCTCAATGGGCAGATGTCCATCGGTGAGCTGATCACCGTGGTGGGACTTACCCAGTTCCTCATCATGCCGATGACCATGTTGGGCAGGAACGTGGCATCCCGCTGGGCCTCGGCAGAAGCCTCAGCACGCCGTATCCGCGAGGTACTCGGTGCAGATGTTGAACGCACCTCTGAACTGGAGCATGCACACGCCCAGCAGATCATCTCCCAGCTGCCCGCAGGGATGACCGCGGTACGCAGCAACCCGGAGGTGGACTATGACCGGCTCATCTTCGCGCTGGAATCCCTGCCCCGCACACGTGTGATCGTAGCCCCTCATGCAGCCGATCTCTTCGACGGTACTGTCGCCGACAACATCCACCCCAGCCGTGCGATCGCCGAAAAAGCCATCCAGGTCGCCTCCTGCGATGACATCCCCGGCGGGGCGGAGAAGATGGTCGGTGAAGGCGGACGGATGCTCTCCGGAGGCCAACGACAACGCGTGGCACTGGCCCGCGCGATAGCCGCCGACGCCGAGATACTCATCCTCCAGGACCCCACCACCGCGGTGGATTCAGTCACCGAGCACAATATCGCCGAACAGGTCACAGCCTTCCGGGGTGACAAGACCACCCTGGTATTCAGCGACGCCCCCGCATGGAAGGCCATGGCTACAACCCAGATGGACACCTTAGAACTGCGCCAGCTGATCCAACCCGCAGCAGACATGCATGAAGCACCCAACCAGGAGGACAACCATGGATAAGACACGGTTGAGCTTCCCCCTGGCCACCCTGCCACAGGTACGCAGCGAGATAGCCCGCCAACTGGGACGCATCCGCAACGCCCGCTGGTGGTTCCTCCTCGCCCTGATACTCCTCAGCGCCGGCTCCTATGCCACCGTGACCGTGCCACGCCTGCTCGGCCGGATCGTAGACCTGGTCGCACAAAACCAACCGGCAGACCTACTGTGGGAAACCGGGTTCACGCTACTCGGAGTCGCCGTAGCCGGTGGAATACTCAGCGCCAGTGGCTTCTACCTGGTGGTACGGATATCAGAACGGGTGATCGCCAACCTGCGCGAAGACATGGTCGGAACAGCCCTGGGCTTACCCACCCACCAGGTAGAAGACGCCGGCACCGGCGACCTGGTCAGCCGCTCCACCGATGACATCGCCGAACTCTCCTCCGCAGTCACCGAAACCATCCCCATCCTCACCTCCTCCTTCTTCACCATCCTGGCCACCACCATCGCCCTGACCACCATGGACTGGCGATTCCTCCTCATCCCCGTCCTGGTCGGCCCCGTGTACTACCTGGCCTCCCGCCACTACCTCTCCCGCGCACCACAGCGCTACGCCCGCGAACGCGCCGCCATGGCCGAACGGGCCCGACGCGTACTCGAAGCCATCCGGGGACGCGCCACCGTACGCGCCTACTCCATGGAAGAACAGATGCACACCCAGATCGGCAACGCCTCCTGGACTGTGGTCACCCGCGGCATCCGCGCACGCACCACCATGCTCATCCTCAACACCTGGATGCTCAGCGCAGAATTCCTCATGCTCACCATCGCCCTCTTCATCGGCTACCGCCTCGTAGCAGCCGACGACATGACTGTCGGCGCCGTCACCGGAGCACTACTCATGATCATCCGCCTCCGCGGCCCCATGAACATGTTCATGCGCGTGCTGGACACAGTGCAATCCGGCTATGCCTCACTAGCACGTATCGTCGGTGTGGTCGTTGACCCACCCGTGCCCGTGCCCGACAGCGGTGCAGTCGCGCCGGGTGGGCGTGTGGAGCTACGTAATGTCAGCTTCAGCTATGGCGGTGACTGGGCCGTGCGCGGCGTGGACATCCGCATCAACCCGGGTGAGACGGTGGCCATGGTCGGCGCCTCAGGCGCAGGTAAGACCACGGTGGCAGCTCTGCTCGCTGGCCTGCGGGTGCCAGATGAGGGCGAAGTGCTTGTCGACGGTTCCCCTGTTTCCCATCTCTCCGACCGGGAACGCATTGCCCGTTTGGCAATGGTCAGCCAGGAGGTGCACGTCTTCTCAGGCACACTGCGTCAGGATCTCACCCTGGCCAAACCGGAGGCCACCGATGAAGAACTGTTGGACGCGTTGAGAAGGGTGAGGGCACAAGGCTGGTTCGATACTCTTCCCCAGGGGCTGGACACCGTGGTGGGTGCCCGGGGTATCCAGCTGGAACCGGTGGCGGCCCAGCAACTGGCACTGGCCCGTGTACTCCTGCTGGATCCGGCAATCGTGATTATGGATGAAGCCACCGCCGAGGCGGGGTCCGCCGGTGCCGGCGCTCTGGAAGCTGCCGCGGATGAGGTTACCCGTGACCGCTCCGCACTGGTGGTGGCACACCGGCTCGA is a window from the Corynebacterium faecale genome containing:
- a CDS encoding ABC transporter transmembrane domain-containing protein codes for the protein MPALDAKMWTLKVALSQRPWSYIASIGMAVSFVCNGLTPVLVGRAVDDAIAAQDLRRLVFWILMLALLFITAIGVNWVARYMMVRSQQLVSHDLRTMVTDRIQDPRGFKGRDRTAGGLLSVASSDTQRVGDVVMMTVFPVAEVVSVIYGATLAFLISPWLGLAILIGGPVLVIIALRTAKPLQTRSVARQKAIAQAAATATDVVQGLRILKGLGAIVTVRRRYEEVSSHAYDKTVIANAAEARLNGVTEATGAIFVSSIGIAAGFLALNGQMSIGELITVVGLTQFLIMPMTMLGRNVASRWASAEASARRIREVLGADVERTSELEHAHAQQIISQLPAGMTAVRSNPEVDYDRLIFALESLPRTRVIVAPHAADLFDGTVADNIHPSRAIAEKAIQVASCDDIPGGAEKMVGEGGRMLSGGQRQRVALARAIAADAEILILQDPTTAVDSVTEHNIAEQVTAFRGDKTTLVFSDAPAWKAMATTQMDTLELRQLIQPAADMHEAPNQEDNHG
- a CDS encoding sulfurtransferase; this encodes MTFDQDSPTDTSGKTDTAYPAFPTGPVVSVEWLASHLNDDNVVVLCASMGDPEPSRASGIPGAFLADLDADFSDQSASLPHTVPANLKTLLQGYGISDDTTVVVYDRHGLMVAPRVWWLLRMAGVGSIGILDGGLPAWTAAGHETATLSEPSGGGVITTETDLDMLVGMEGVEKALARSNKVVVDARSSGRFAGVSPEPRAGLERGHIPGSVNLPFTEIVDDQGFLRPVPELKKAVEDVAGDATTLVFSCGSGVTACVDAYAAIIAGYRDVVIYDGSWTEWGNPANQKPIG
- the scpB gene encoding SMC-Scp complex subunit ScpB yields the protein MTDDPVPGPPSLPLISQARSRIESILLVVDTPVAVSTLAGVLEIDHSEVGEILRDISRELTERGSGMDLRDADGGWRLYTRRANADVVEALLLDGTQTRLSRAAMETLAVVAYRQPVTRSQISAVRGVNVDGVMRTLQMRGLVREVGVEESTGAHLYATTELLLELLGIDSLERLPDLAPLLPDVDSIDETY
- a CDS encoding GyrI-like domain-containing protein, with amino-acid sequence MRHHESSYLNTDPIPAVEALEVSAITTAVVSFQDHPIAEMSAAFDSTFQALFPALAQAGVNPAGPPFSLHHRAPTDTATFEVGIPVDRALANPVATASGLTIKASTLPAGRIARISHLGSYEELGRAWESFMQTVTASGNQLALPFWEAYITEPSPEADPATMRTDLYTLLE
- the cmk gene encoding (d)CMP kinase — encoded protein: MTALSNMPDGGLIIAIDGPSGTGKSTTSRELARRLDAKYLDTGAMYRVATLHVLNKGIDPADTDAVITATATLPLSISDDPSSTEVLLAGRDVQEEIRGEEVTSQVSAVSAIPEVRDNLVNLQRALAFRAHRCVVEGRDIGTVVLVDAPVKAYLTASAQVRAQRRYDQDTAAGRAADFDAVLAAVVKRDELDSNRAASPLKPAEDAHIVDTSDMTMDEVLTHLIQLTEASAERSNQ
- a CDS encoding pseudouridine synthase → MTPPARRDGTPDKKQQSTRSTGGFRSKSRGYKPGSNKPNTRQNQQSQKKDEILLSNAKPARKQHVQSSSDDWSQGFLERNTGNGVRLQKVLAQAGVASRRHAEILIDNGRVEVNDKIVTTQGTRVDPNKDVIRVDGVRINVNDDLEYFVLNKPRGMHSTMSDDLGRSCVGDLVSEKIASGQRLFHVGRLDADTEGLLLLTNDGELANRLMHPKFEVRKTYLATVRGEVNNKILATLREGIELEDGPAKVDFIQTIDIFQGKSLLRLEIHEGRKHIVRRMLDEVGFPVERLVRTKLHTVQLGEQKPGSLRALNSSELASLYKVAEL
- a CDS encoding class I SAM-dependent methyltransferase yields the protein MTDSSSSPAPSPASPLHPPIPPVSKRNAPIFSGAEHRATGGLAFTEGSDVYEDVRPGYPAEILSLATGYTRVLDVGAGTGKLTGLLHAAGHDVAAADPSMDMLRVLHRTYPTIPCWQATAEHTAVTDHTVDLITCAQTWHWVDVPAASAEFDRVVAANGAVLLVWNNLDTTVAWVHRLSRIMHAGDVLKPGFVPPVEAPWQITREVRTTWEQLLTPEQIIELAHTRSYWLRSSETTRAKVDANLTWYLFDHLGYEPGEQVSLPYRCDGFLLKR
- the der gene encoding ribosome biogenesis GTPase Der; amino-acid sequence: MTDKKNMPGEEDDTVFVYHTSKGEMDVVGAFADEEELAPHGGWASADFDPAEFGYDTDDLSEVEYDDDVEIDFDESEFGAPDFGEDYSEEEWEELERAFGLERKDHLEESLCTVAIVGRPNVGKSTLVNRFIGRREAVVEDFPGVTRDRVSYISDWGGQRFWVQDTGGWDPNVKGIHASIAHQAELAMQSADVIVFVVDTKVGITETDSVMADKLKRAKVPVILVANKFDSDSQWADMAEFYSLGLGDPFPVSAQHGRGGADVLDKILASFPEEPRAKSIVEGPRRVALVGKPNVGKSSLINKFAGEERSVVDNVPGTTVDPVDSMIQLDQKMWKFIDTAGLRKKVKSATGHEFYASLRTRGVIESAEVCVLLIDSSEPITEQDQRVLAMITDAGKALVVAFNKWDLMHEDRRYDLDRELDLQLAHIPWAKRINISAKTGRALQRLEPAMIEALENWDRRISTGQLNNWLRESIAANPPPMRGGRLPRVLFATQASTRPPVIVLFTTGFLEAGYRRYLERKFRERFGFNGTPVRIAVRVRERRGKGGKAGKQ
- a CDS encoding ABC transporter ATP-binding protein → MSFPLATLPQVRSEIARQLGRIRNARWWFLLALILLSAGSYATVTVPRLLGRIVDLVAQNQPADLLWETGFTLLGVAVAGGILSASGFYLVVRISERVIANLREDMVGTALGLPTHQVEDAGTGDLVSRSTDDIAELSSAVTETIPILTSSFFTILATTIALTTMDWRFLLIPVLVGPVYYLASRHYLSRAPQRYARERAAMAERARRVLEAIRGRATVRAYSMEEQMHTQIGNASWTVVTRGIRARTTMLILNTWMLSAEFLMLTIALFIGYRLVAADDMTVGAVTGALLMIIRLRGPMNMFMRVLDTVQSGYASLARIVGVVVDPPVPVPDSGAVAPGGRVELRNVSFSYGGDWAVRGVDIRINPGETVAMVGASGAGKTTVAALLAGLRVPDEGEVLVDGSPVSHLSDRERIARLAMVSQEVHVFSGTLRQDLTLAKPEATDEELLDALRRVRAQGWFDTLPQGLDTVVGARGIQLEPVAAQQLALARVLLLDPAIVIMDEATAEAGSAGAGALEAAADEVTRDRSALVVAHRLDQASRADQILVMDKGQIVERGTHAELLAREGIYHRLWSAWSVGR